The following DNA comes from Castor canadensis chromosome 4, mCasCan1.hap1v2, whole genome shotgun sequence.
TCTGTTCCTGGCCACCACCTGAGCTTGGGGAGTGAGATGCCTGGTGTGCATGCACCCCCGGTCGTGCCCTGGTCACACTCCTGTGCTCGTTTGTCACTTGTCTACTGTTGTCTGAGGGTGGGTCTGTCCTGTTGCGCCCAAgtgctgtgtgcatgtgtgggatTCAGCCATATCCCCAGGGGTCACCAAGTGCTCAGGGGGCCTTGGCTTCCTGCCATCTTCATAGGGCTGAGAGTGGTGACTGACAAATGGGGCCCAGGACTCTCAAGGGACTCCAAGGAGAGTTGGTGCTAGGAATGTAGTATGACTCTGTGACCAGAAAGGCCAGAGCTGCTATCCCTAGTGGTGTTCTGTGCTGGCTCAGGGGGAGGACAGCTGGTTGGTGACTGCTGAAAGGAGAGCAGCCTGATTTGTCATGTGGGACTGACATGAAGGAGAGGGTTGGGAACACTCATGCCCTAATCTGGTCCTCATCTTTCTTGGCAGACCGAGGGCACCCGGCTGCAGAAGGACCTCCGGACCTACCTGGCCTCTGTCAAAGGTAAGGGGCAGGCAGGGTAGAACTGGCTTGGGGAGCCTATGGGTGCAGAGCTGTGGAGGGGCAGCAGGGCCACATCTGCAGTGGGCATGGACGGTCAGGGGAAGGCCACaaactctctctctgtccctcagcCATGCATGAGGCCTCCAAGAAGCTGAATGAGTGTCTACAGGAGGTGTATGAGCCTGACTGGCCTGGCAGGGATGAGGCGAATAAGATCGCTGAGGTGAGTGTGGGGAGGTGGCCTTGGCCCTTTCCAGAGGGTCTTTTTGACTTTACCTCCTATCCCCCTACACTCCCACCCTCTGGGCCAAGCTTTCTTGGTTCTTCAGTACTCATATGCTGTGTTCCCTTGGGCAAGTTGCCTCCCCTTTCTGAGgatcatttttttcctgagactCTCACAGTAGATTGTGGCTGTCCCTGTGTGTAGTGACTTCAAGTCACAAAATCTCCCTTGCTACCTCCACCAGTTCTGGCTGTATCTGAACCTCGCTGTCATCCCAGGAGAGGCTTCAGGACAGAATCCACTGAGCCTCGAGGTGATGGGCCCTGGAAGGAGAGCTGTGTCATACTCTTGCTCCCTTGTTTCAGAACAATGACCTTCTGTGGATGGACTACCACCAGAAGCTGGTGGACCAGGCACTGCTGACCATGGACACCTACCTGGGCCAGTTCCCAGACATCAAGGTGAGAGCTTTCTTGGGTCTGGCCTGGAGTCTGTGAAAGGAGCTGGAGAGAGGAGAGGGCACCGGGGTTGCAGCAAAGGGAGGCTCAGGTGCAGAGGTGACTTCCTTTGGGCAGCATACGTCTGGCCTGGCACCTTGTCCCTCCAGGGCTGCTTCCTCTGCAGTCCCCCTCTCCCCCAGCTCCCAAGAACGGGATCTCCTTGTACCTTTGGGCCTGAGGGCTATGGTAGGAGGTTCCATGGTGTgtaagcgtgtgtgtgtgtgtgtgtgtgtgtgtgtgtgtgtgtgtgtgtgtcagagtgTGTAAGACCTGGGCATGCATGGCCCAAAGGTCCCCGTGTTTGCATTGTGCTTGTCTATTGCCTGCTACTGAACTTACACGTCTGGGGGTATTTGTGTTACTTCATGTTCAGAAAGCCAGCTGCCTCTGCTGAGCCCACATACAGGTATGTGCTAGCAGCTCTGTGTGTCAAGGTCTCCACTGAGGCAAGCTGGCCCCTGGGGGCTGCATCCATGGAGGCACAGGGGTCTGGAGCCCAGAAGGGTGATTGTTGTATTGGACTTGATCTCTCAGTGGGTGGGTGGGAGTGTCATGCTCACATATCTCTGGGGGCTGCCCAGTGCAGGTACCTGAGACTTCCCAGTGCAGATGAAGTAGGTTTGGGGAGGAGAAGCCAAGACCCAGGAGGCAAGGCCAAGGAAGCGGCTTGGCCCCCACCATACTGGTTTGTGCATCCTGACAAATAGGATCGTGTTGCAAGGAAACTGGGACCCTGAGGGGCATGCTGTCAAAAGGCAAGCTCTCTGCCCCCCAATTGTTCCACATCAGGGCTCCAGCAACCCTCAGATGAGCTTCTGGGCCCAGGGTTTGCTGCTCCTGACCCTCCATGTTTGTGCAGCCGGTTTCTCTGGGCCCAGCCTGATGACATCCCATCTTAGGCTCCAGACCCTGTTGACCCCGTCCTCCTGTGTCTGCTTCACAGTCACGTATTGCCAAGCGGGGACGGAAGCTGGTGGACTATGACAGCGCCCGGCACCACTACGAGTCCCTTCAAACAGCCAAAAAGAAGGATGAAGCCAAAATTGCCAAGGTGAGGGATGGAGGCAGGTTGGGGGAGTCTGCAGGCTTGGGGGTGGTGGGTGGCTAGTCCCAGGTCCCCAGCCAAGGGTGGGAATGGTGCTGGGCCCAGGGCTGGTGAGTAAAAGGTCCCTGTGGGTGCTAAGATGGGAGCTCTTCCAGCTCCTCCCTGCCCTCTACAAGCCCCTGTGTCCCACTCTGAGGCCACTTTCCAGAGTGAGAATACACCCAGCTTGGGTTTCTCTGGAGTGGCGCCGCCCTGCCTGGCGCACTGAGTGGAATTCTGTCATGGAATCTGACCCTGTCTTGTTAGAAAAAGCTGGTGGGCTGGTCACAGGGCTGGCCACATGGCCACATGGTGAGGGACGGAGGTGGGGACCCCCACATGGGCAGGACTCTGCTTGCTAGGCCCTTCTGCCCTGCTAACAACTCTCACGGTTTGTCTTTGCAGTTGGAGTTTGCCTCCCCTGCCATGTGCCCTTGGGCAGGCTCCCCTTAATTCTCTCAGCCCCAGGGCCTGCCAGGACTGGCCCCTGGAGGGGGGCTGGCTTGTCTTGTCTCTGCACTGGGCAGTGGGCTTAGTGTTTAAtatctgtgtctctgtttctctctctcacctCCCTCCTGTCTCTCCACTCTCCTTGGCCTTGATTGGCCTCCCCGCCTCCCCAGCCTGTCTCGCTGCTTGAGAAAGCTGCCCCCCAGTGGTGCCAAGGCAAACTGCAGGCTCATCTCGTAGCTCAAACTAACCTGCTCCGAAATCAGGTGACACTGGCTCTAACCTTGCACGTGCTGGCGCCTTCCGGTCTGTCGTCCTGTTGTCCTGTCCTCTTGCTGGGTGCCTGTGTGCCTAGCAGCCCCATGCTTCCCCGAGTAGGGGAGGGCTCAGTCCCTTTCTGGGGTTGGGTGGCAGAGGCCAGCCCTGAGCTGGTGGCTGCAGGGCTGTACCAGgtgtgtggggagggagggactTCTGGATGCCTTTGTGAGGATGGCTTCTGCGGTAGGGAGATCTGAGGCCAGATGTCTAGGCAGATAGAGGCAGAGGGGCTGCAGTTGACCTGGGCTAGGCACCAGGTCTGTGGTCTCGGCAGACTCCTCCCTAGTTCTGCACACTTGGAACCAGGAATGTCTTTGAGCCATCTGTACTCCTTGAGGGCttctgtgggggagggaggaggtatTAGGGCTCCTCCCCACCCTGGCATGTTCTGTCCTTCAGGTTTCCTAGAATCCCAAGGTTACCCCGAATGTACTGAGACAAACTTGCCCACAGAGGCACAGTCTCCCACATGGGCCCCAGATCTGGTCAGTGGCAGACTCAAGTTCCTGTTGTTAACCTGGTCCCTGGCTGGAACTCAGTGTGGGTGGTCCTGCCACAGCATGCCTAGGATCTGGGGCCCCAGAGGTGACTGGAGGGACCATGGGAGAACTCTACAGTCTGGCTCATGCTGAAACTGGGGATTCCTGGAAAGTCAGTTCTTTGGCAGTTTCATGGAGGACAGTGGTCCCAGGGTGGGTTGAGGGgtgcttcctggaggaggcattTTGTACAAAACTCCTGGGTCATCCCACCACCCTGGAGATAGTTCTTTTGCTCTTCTCAGTACCCTGTCTTTTGGCCACAATGTGGCCAGGGACAGCGGAGACAGTGCCCCTCAGAGGTGGGCCACAAGGCCTCCGTTCCAGTTGAACTTCCCTGTGTTTCCTGTCAGCATAGCTGCAGCCCAAAGAGAATCTGGAACCTCGTCACAGTGGGGCAGGGGCAGGCAGTGGAGGCGTGTATGACCTAGGAGGTCAGGTTTTTCCTGGGCAGCTGTCCCATTTTTCCTGGGCCACCTCCTGATTTCATCATCTGCAACCCTTATGTATCAAGTGCCTGTGAAGTGGGGAGCTCCAGCTTGTCACGGCTCGTTGCCCAATTTCTTACCTGACCAGCTGCCTGACTTCTTCTAGGCCAGGGCTAGGGACTGTAGGAGTTGAGGTTGGGGTCAGGGTGGCCTGGCTCTCTAGGGCCTGGGGAGATGGCCCTGAGGGTCTTGGAAAGGCCTGAGTCAGCTTTGGGAGGTGGAGCAGGAATGAGGGGATGGAAACCTGGAGCCAGCTTTCTgcatggtattctctggaaagctGGAATATTTTCACTGGGTGGGAGAAGCCCCCTCCCCGGGGGCGGGGGAGTAGGGCTGGGATGGGGCCTGCCTGCTGCTTTTAGGCTCCTGAGATAAATGTGGTTGGGGAGCATGCTGGGAGGCCCCTGCTCCATCCTGGGAAGCAGCACAGGTGGCCAAGGCCATGACCACATCTTGGGATGCTGGGCTCCAGATGTTTCACCTTTCTGCCAGACTGGCTTTTCCTCTTGGCTCCTGTTTCTACTTGAGCCTATCCTCCTCCCTGTGCCTGGCTGGAAGCTGGGTGACTTTGGAGTGGTCCATATTAGCCGTGACTGTGAGCTGGGCACTTGGGGCCCTGGAGCTGACCTTCTGGTGGACTGGACTCTGGGGAGACAGTGCATTCTGTCCAGGCTGCTTTCCAGGAGCTGACCTGCTCCATGTGCTGCCTGAACTGGTTCCGAAGTACTCTACACAGGCAGCTGCCTCCTGAGCTCTACCCGAGGACCCAGGCTGGTCTCCCTTCACTTGGCTCTGTAGTCTGTCAGCATGTAAGGGGTCATGGGAGCTGCAAGGCCTCCCCCACCCTCAGcagcccttcccttccctccaaaAGAGTCAGAATGTAAGGAATGTGACCCAAAGACAATAAAAGACACAGGCCCTAGCTTCTGGGAGCTTTGAAATGGACCTGCCCTATTCTTTGTAGTGTGGCTTGGACCTGTGAATAGGACCTGGGGCCCATAGTCTCCAGCCTGATCCATTCCAAGAGAGGCATGCATGTTTAGATAgacttttttctccttctattccacctttaagttttaatttgaatttaaaagGTCAGAAAAGGAGCACTGCACACTGTAGCAATACTGGAGGTGACTGTAGTTAAAAGTGTGGAGGCCCTCCTCCAGCTCCACCCCCAGGTCACCAAGGACACTCTTGCTATGTACACTTGAGCTGGTCCTGGTCCCTGAAGCTGGGTGGAAGAGCTGACGGGTATAGAGAAATAGTGTGTACTCTGGCCAGCTGGTGGCCTTGCCAAGAAGGGACCCCAGTCTCAGCCTGAGAATGTGAAGCAGCTGGCAGGAAGTTTTCTCCTGGGTGGGGCTACCACATTCCTGGGATATGACTCAGACTTGAGCCTGAGTCACCCCCCTGAGCCACTCTCCCTAGCTGTGGCCTCCAGAAATGAGCCAGCAGATCCCTTCTGGCCCCTGGCGTATCTGTGACTCACCCCTCTGGAAGGGTTCTGGGACCTAGCTCCACCGCCTGGTGGATGTGAGCAGCCTGGAGAGATGAGAAGCAGGGTGGGAAACAGGGCCACCAGCAGCCCAGCCCCACCCCCTTCACCCGTAACCCCTCTGCCTTTCCTAGAGGTGTCTGAGCTGCTGCCTCTGGTTGGGATAGGTCACAGAGGAGTTGGTGGGAAAGACTGCTTCATGGAGACAGAGGGAGGCTGGTGGCCCAGGCTGAGCAGGCGCTATCCTTAAGAAAGGGGGCAGTAGCACTTACATAGGGGTCAGTGGGTAGTGGTTCAGAGAGCTGTGTCAGGACTGGCACTTCTCCCAAGCGAGTTCACGGAAGTGGGTAGGGGTCTGGTACCTGTACCTCAGGCATGTGGTGGAGGCTGGCCTTCTTGGTGGGCCTGGGCTCTCCGGGGCTGTCTGGGACTGGGATCCAAAGAGGGTTGTGACCTATCCTGCCCCATAGGCAGAGGAGGAGCTCATCAAAGCGCAGAAGGTGTTTGAGGAGATGAATGTGGACTTACAGGAGGAGCTGCCATCCCTGTGGAACAGGTGAGGGGAGGAGGGGCCCCCTGTGCCTGCCCTGTGTATCGTgcccctgccttcccctcccagGTTTGTGGTCACACACACGGTGTCTGGTTTATACCATTTTTCCCTCCTCTGGCAGTCGTGTAGGTTTCTATGTCAACACGTTCCAGAGCATCGCAGGCCTGGAGGAAAACTTCCACAAAGAAATGAGTAAGGTAGGCTGGGGTGACCTGGGGCCTAGCCAAGACCCACTTCCCTGTGGGGATGGGACACTGGTGACTGTGGTGACCCCTGTGAGCCCCAGCTGAAAGGGCTGGGGAGCGTAGCCAACCCCTCTCAGTTTGTAAAACATGGCCTGTAAACATCAGGCCACCCTGATCTGGGAACTCAGGGCTAGAAATGGGGGCCGTTTCCCAATCTGTGGGAAATGTAGTAAGAAAGATATTAGaattttctcaatttaaaaatgttctccTGCATTTCTTGAGACATTGAAATAGTTCTGCTTTATTGCCTGGAATCTGGCAGAAGAAGAGGTCTGATCAATTCACATTTCCATGTtggattattttcatttcaactaACTAGCAGTTAAAATGGGGAGTTATTTAATGTCAGCCTCTGTGTTCCATAGGGTAGGTGGCTCTGACTTTGTCTCTTGGGCCCAAAGGAATGAGATGGTGATGATGGATTCTAGGCCCAGGACCAGAGGAGGAAAAGCCAGTTTGGGCTGATTCACAACCCTGAGTAGGGATTCCTACATTTtagagcctctctttgttcctgtTTTCCCTTCAAAGATTTGAGGAAACTTacgaaaattttaaaaaatagaggtgTTTTAGTAACCTTATGTAAAATTAGTCCATGGAAATATGTACCATAAGGCAGAGTTGTGTGTAAGTGGGAGGAAAATTCAGCTTTGAGCTTCCTAGTGACCAAACTAAGGAGGGAAATAGTCTCAGTAATGAGAACCAGGAAGTGATGGGCTAAACTTCCTCTCTTTCCTATGCTTTTGGTGAAATTTCTACAGTATCTTGGCAAAAGTTATCTTAAGAGTTAGGATCAATAGTGAGTCTgtgaaaataatttctaagaaaaaaaattgagaccaGTACAAGCTGTCTGTGGTATTCTAGGATATTCCTGTAAGTAGAGAGAAGAGGAAACAATAACGGCTAGCAGTACAGCCCGCTCCTCCCATGTTCCACTCTGCTTGGTTTGCCTGGGTTTCGTGTGCTGTTCTCAGCTCTTACTGACAGGGCCAGTGAGGCTGGGAGAGGGAGAAGCAGAGGTGTTTCTGCGGAAAGTGTGGCTGTTTGGTGACCTTGGAGTCTTCCACCTGCTACTTCCTGCTGTCCCTTCTGCAGCTCAACCAGAACCTCAACGATGTGCTGGTCTGCCTGGAGAAGCAGCACGGGAGCAATACCTTCACAGTCAAGGCCCAGCCCAGGTGTGTAAAGTGCTCACAGGTGGGGAGGGTATGGTAAGAGTGGGTCTGCAACATATTGACACCCTGCTGGACCTTTCCTGGTCCCATGGCTTGGCTCTGGGCTCTGGTCCAGGAGGCAGGCCAGGCCAGATCACTGTTTTTGACATCTCTGCCCCTGGGAAGCCTTCAGGTCTCTCAGAAGGCCTCCCTCTTCCTTTATGGAGCACGAGTCACCAAGGTGGAGGTGGAACTCAGCTTCTGGGAAGCCAGAAGGCCTCAATCAGGATGTGCACAGAGCCCTGGCATCTATCCTGCCTGCCCCCTCAGAGGCAGCTGCCAGGACATCCCTCTGTCCTGAGGGGAGACCACGGGACGAGCAGAAATGCCTTCTGCTGAAATGTCTTTTGGCTGAGGACAGGGGAAATAGGGAAGggatttccctttctctctgggtgtgcgtgtgcatgtgcgtgtgtgtgtggaaagagagacacagagacaatATATGACTGTGTGTTTGTGAGAGTGTGAATGCAGATGAGTGTGTACATGAGTATGTGAATAGGTGTATATGAGTGGGTGTGTATGGGGTGTGTGAATATATATGGGGTGTATATGTATGCAATGTGTGTATTGTGGGTTGAGTGAGTATATATGGGCAATGTGTGTTGCTGGGGTGAGTGTACATGGGTGTGTGTATACTAGGGTGTATggggagtgtgagtgtgtgtgtgagtgtacatgGGGTGTAGGCGTGCATGGCAATGTGTGTGAGAGCATATATGGAGGTGTGTACACATGCTCATGTCATGACAGAATGCTGAGTGGGGTGATTGAAAGTGTTTTAGGGGGTAACTGGGTTGCCCTGGACTAAAgattttaatgaatgttattactcctcttcctcccccacgTCCCCCTCAAAAACCACGTGTGACAGAGAAGAGTCCACAGGTGTCCAGAGGCAGCATGAGggtttgggggtgtgtgtgtaatAAGGCCAAAAAGTGAGTCTGAGGACACCAGGGAGGGAAGTGCCCAGGCTGGGTAGGGAGGTGTGGTGTCAGGGAAGTTCAACTGTTTCCATAGGAAAGGGGTccaagggaagaggagaggaagtggAGGCTGCTGACCCCGCTTTCCACTAGCGCTTCCACCGTGTGACCTGGCTCGCCTAGTGGCATCCTCATCAGGGTTACACACTGGCCTCTTCCTGGCACTCTGGCCCACAGGCTGGACATCTGTCCACTGCCCTCCTAGAGCCTGTGGGCCCTGTCACACCTAGGCACCTTGCAGGTGCAGGGCAGGCTGAGCACAGACCAGGCTGGTTAGGGGAGGCTTTTGCCCTTCGCCCTCCTCTGCACAGAAGGGATGGCGAATATGGGAGAGGAGGGGCCTAGCCTGCACCTGGCATTTGCCACATATGAGGCCTCCATGTCCCATCCATCtgcacagaaagaaaactaaactCTTCTCCCGGCTGCGCAGAAAGAAGAACAGGTATCTCTGCGTGCAGTGCAGTGCTGCCTGGGTCTCAGCACCCCGCCTGCCCATGCATGTGCCCTCACCAGCTGGAAGGGCCCACTAACTCCTAACCACCCGCCTAAGTGTGGAGTTGCTCAGGACCAGCTGTGTGACGTGTGTAGGAGGGGCCTGAGGACCAGGGGGCTGCCAGGGAAGGAGCAGGTGCAGGGCAGGCATCTGAGACCCCCGCCCAGCGTAGCACAGGGCTGTGTGCATGGTGTCCAGCCCGGGCTGCCATCCAACCACCAGTGCACTCACAAGGGGAAAGGTAGTGGGCCAGAAGACCTGGGAGGAATCAGGAAGGGGAAGCCACATGTGGAATAAATCCCCTGGGGCACACCATGTTTTATGTTCCTTTGTATTCTTCAGGGAGGCAAATGCATTTCCATGAATGCATGGAATCCATGGAGCTTCAAACAAGACCAGCTCCAATTATGTCACCAGTTCACGTCATCCTTGTGAATTAGCACTCAGTCACCTATGTGGCTCTTAAGTACTTGAAATGTGGCCAATGTGACCAGGGAGTTAACTTGtagtattaattaatttaaatgacATAGATCCCTGGCTGATGACTACTCTATCACATGGAGTTATTCTAGAACTGCCTTATGCAACCTCTGTCCCTGCATACCCAGTGGCTCCTGTGCACACTCCAGGCCCTGTGTGTTCTCAAGTGGACATGCAGCTAAGGACCATGTCTTTTTATCTGGCAGCTGACACCAATCTGTCATGAAGCCACTGCTCTTTGCTTGTGCTGGCTCTGCCCTGGGCCTCCAGTGGTTTCTGATATTTCTCCGGGGTGTGTGGACAGGGAGCTGAGGGGACCATGAGAGTAAAGGTCTGGAGACAGTGAGGGTGGCCGTGATGGGCTGTGGTCTGTCTGAGTTGGTGGGTGGAGATAGGTGAGGAGGCCGTCTAGAGGCCTGTGGGGTAAATTGGGGTGCAGCCTGAGTGGAAGGGCTGCCGTGTGCAGTAGGGGAGACTTACTTTGCCTCTAGGATGTCTGGCTTGCTTGTGCTGTGACCCCTGGCATAGACAGGGCAGAGTTTGATGAAACACATGGCGAGGCAGAGGCTCCCAGGGCACAGGCCTCCAGCCTGCAGTCCTGGCTGGTGCCTCCAAGGCCTGTGCATGTCCTGGTCCCTTCATTCCCACCCTTTTCATACACACAGCTTCACACATGGGTTCACggggacacacatgcacacatactttCATGTGGATCCATGGGCTTACGTATCCACACATGTAGTTTCACATGTGAATCCACAGgacgcacacacatacatgctttCATACATGGGTCCGTGGGGTGGGGcttgcacatgcacacatgtaattCCCCACAGGCATCCTCAGTGGCACCTTCATGTGCACAATCCCATCCTGACATTGGGTTCCTTTTCTTGTTCTGCCTCCACAGCGACAATGCCCCTGCAAAAGGGAACAAGAGCCCGTCACCTCCACCAGATGgctcccctgccaccacccctgAGATCAGAGTGAACCATGAAACAGAGCCGGCTAGCGGGGCTACAGCCGGGGCCACCATCCCCAAGTCCCCGTCTCAGGTAGGCATGATGTCTCCGTGGTctgtcccttccccttcctcctactTTGTTGTCCTTCCTACCTCCTCCTCTGTCATCCGCTGCGGTGACCTGGACAGATTTGGAGCCAGAGGCTTTGTTCATGGGAGGCTGGTCCTGGATCTCCGCTTCTGAGCATCCAGGCTAGTTCACTGGCCCTGGTCCACTTCAGGGAGTTTCTGTGCCTGTCCCCTCCCCAAATGTCCTACACCTGTCCCCCCACTGCAgcacctcccccttccctctctccctggcCTTTAGCTGCTTGATTCTTTCCCCatcttctttcctcctcagacagaCGTTCTGGGCCCTCAGCGCACAGAGCATCCAGACTCTGCAGGTGGAGGCAAGGGGAGGCGCCTGCCTCTTCTCTCTGGCAGGGGCTGAGGAGCCCCACCAAGTGGCTGTGTAGGACCATGAAAGGGACCCAGGAAGGACTCAGTGAGGGAGTGTGGGGGTGGCTGATGGGGACAGGCCTGGGCCTCCAGACTCTTCTGTGTTGCCTTTCGAGGCCCTTCAGTTTCCAGCAGAGGCCCTGGGAGGGGGCAGCCAGGTGGGACCGAAGGGGATGAGCACTCTTGGTATTTTATGCTGTTGGTCTATTCCATGGCTGATTGGAGGACCATGCTAAGGGCAGTGACGAGAGCCTGCACCTGTTTGTCCACTTGCTGAGTCCTCCCCACTGCCCTGTGCAGTGGAAGCTGTCAGAATCTGCACTGACCAGGTTCAGCATTGTGAGACCCGCCTGAGGTTCTTGCCTGCTGTGCATGGGCCTGGCTCTTTGCTGTCCTGGGGCTCCTGGGCAGCCTGACTcaaggaggtggagggagggcCTGTGGAAGGTCAGAGGTGGGCAGGAGAAGCAGCCCTGACTGTCTCTGAGCTAAGAGTTACCGTCCAGGTAGATGAGGCAGGCTCTCCCCAAGTGTGCCTCAGGTGGGAGGAGGCTGGAGGTTGCTCTGCCTTTgtgttttccttcctctcctctttcacttgtctcccttcccctctttctcctttttttctgcaGTGTTTCTGTAcctcctgccttggtctcccTCCTGGGGTTGACCTGTGGTCCTGTCTGGGGACAGTGACTCTTCATTTGCCTTGTCTTCCTCAGTGGCCTGGGTGGGGCTGTGACTGGGGTGTGACTAACTGTGGCTTTGTCtctgtctcccccacccccatgctcTGCTGTGCCTCCCACGCCACCCCCCTCACAGCTCCGGAAAGGCCCACCTGTCCCTCCGCCTCCCAAACACACCCCGTCCAAGGAGGTCAAGCAGGAGCAGATCCTCAGCCTGTTTGATGACGCATTTGTCCCCGAGATCAGCGTGACCACCCCCTCCCAGGTCAGCCGCGGCCACCGCGGCCCAGTCTTCTTCCCCCTCTTGCTCTCTTGGAACGTGCATGGTATTCATCTTCCATCACATGCCCCGTGCTTCTGTCTCAAGAGCCAAGAATGTGGCCAGAGAGATTGGCCTGAGCCTCCCTCTTTAatcatccatccctccatcctccCATCCTTCATCTTTCCGCACCATTTGTCACTCATCCCTGAGCATGCGCTGTGGTCAGATGCAGGGACACAGGTGAAAGGTGTCTGTAATGGCCTACTGTGTGACTGATGCTGTACGGGGAGCATGGAGGCTGGGGGAAGTCAGGTGCACTAGTCAAGTACCAGTGCAGGCGATGTTTGCCCAGAGGCTACCCACAGAGACAGTGCTTTAGCCAGAGGGAGCTGAGATAGGCCAGGAGAATGAGAGGTAGGCTCATGGTGGCTGAAGTGATACAGCTGGGTAGCAGTGAGGGAAGTCAGCTGGAACACTGTTGGGACTTGCACAAAGACTTCAGCTCACAGGACTGCTGCTCATAAATGCCCTGAGAAGCGTGTCATGCCCCCCACAGATAGGCAAGAGGGGCCTGCACTCAGGGTGGAAGCATCTCCTGTTAGCCCCCAGCCCCCGTCTGGGCAGACACATTGTCTGCCCAGCTAGCTCAGGGGCAAATGAGCTTCCGGACACACACTGAGAACTTTCCTCCTGCAGGGCCTTGCTCACCTTTTGTGGAAGTAGTGAGTCCAGGTACCTTGGGGTTACCTGGTCCTGCCTGGGAGCTCTGCGTCCAGCAGGCTCCTATGCACAAGCCCAGAGAcctggagggaaggaagagggttgGAGCGCATGAGTGTGGGAGGGGTGGGGCCTCCATGGAAGAACTTTGGGTTGGAACCAAGGGACTTTAAATACTAGGCTGCTTGAGGAGGTGGGCAGGTGGCCCTTTCAGAGGTCCAGAGGTGTACAGCCTCTGCCGGAAAGTGGCACTGGAATGTGTAGGAATAGCAGTGTGGGAAAGGAGCTGATGGCCTCCAGGGCGGCTGCTGGGGGTCCTCCTTGCCTGCCCAAGC
Coding sequences within:
- the Bin1 gene encoding myc box-dependent-interacting protein 1 isoform X16 is translated as MAEMGSKGVTAGKIASNVQKKLTRAQEKVLQKLGKADETKDEQFEQCVQNFNKQLTEGTRLQKDLRTYLASVKAMHEASKKLNECLQEVYEPDWPGRDEANKIAENNDLLWMDYHQKLVDQALLTMDTYLGQFPDIKSRIAKRGRKLVDYDSARHHYESLQTAKKKDEAKIAKAEEELIKAQKVFEEMNVDLQEELPSLWNSRVGFYVNTFQSIAGLEENFHKEMSKLNQNLNDVLVCLEKQHGSNTFTVKAQPRKKTKLFSRLRRKKNSDNAPAKGNKSPSPPPDGSPATTPEIRVNHETEPASGATAGATIPKSPSQLRKGPPVPPPPKHTPSKEVKQEQILSLFDDAFVPEISVTTPSQPAEASEVAGGTQPAAGAQEPGERAASEAASSSLPAVVVETFSATVNGTVEGSSGAGRLDLPPGFMFKVQAQHDYTATDTDELQLKAGDVVLVIPFQNPEEQDEGWLMGVKESDWNEHKELEKCRGVFPENFTERVQ
- the Bin1 gene encoding myc box-dependent-interacting protein 1 isoform X10, with the protein product MAEMGSKGVTAGKIASNVQKKLTRAQEKVLQKLGKADETKDEQFEQCVQNFNKQLTEGTRLQKDLRTYLASVKAMHEASKKLNECLQEVYEPDWPGRDEANKIAENNDLLWMDYHQKLVDQALLTMDTYLGQFPDIKSRIAKRGRKLVDYDSARHHYESLQTAKKKDEAKIAKAEEELIKAQKVFEEMNVDLQEELPSLWNSRVGFYVNTFQSIAGLEENFHKEMSKLNQNLNDVLVCLEKQHGSNTFTVKAQPSDNAPAKGNKSPSPPPDGSPATTPEIRVNHETEPASGATAGATIPKSPSQLRKGPPVPPPPKHTPSKEVKQEQILSLFDDAFVPEISVTTPSQFEAPGPFSEQASLLDLDFDPLPPVASPVKVPTPSGQPIPWDLWEPAESSAGSLPSREPSTAEGTFAVAWPSQMAEPGPVQPAEASEVAGGTQPAAGAQEPGERAASEAASSSLPAVVVETFSATVNGTVEGSSGAGRLDLPPGFMFKVQAQHDYTATDTDELQLKAGDVVLVIPFQNPEEQDEGWLMGVKESDWNEHKELEKCRGVFPENFTERVQ
- the Bin1 gene encoding myc box-dependent-interacting protein 1 isoform X15 codes for the protein MAEMGSKGVTAGKIASNVQKKLTRAQEKVLQKLGKADETKDEQFEQCVQNFNKQLTEGTRLQKDLRTYLASVKAMHEASKKLNECLQEVYEPDWPGRDEANKIAENNDLLWMDYHQKLVDQALLTMDTYLGQFPDIKSRIAKRGRKLVDYDSARHHYESLQTAKKKDEAKIAKPVSLLEKAAPQWCQGKLQAHLVAQTNLLRNQAEEELIKAQKVFEEMNVDLQEELPSLWNSRVGFYVNTFQSIAGLEENFHKEMSKLNQNLNDVLVCLEKQHGSNTFTVKAQPSDNAPAKGNKSPSPPPDGSPATTPEIRVNHETEPASGATAGATIPKSPSQLRKGPPVPPPPKHTPSKEVKQEQILSLFDDAFVPEISVTTPSQPAEASEVAGGTQPAAGAQEPGERAASEAASSSLPAVVVETFSATVNGTVEGSSGAGRLDLPPGFMFKVQAQHDYTATDTDELQLKAGDVVLVIPFQNPEEQDEGWLMGVKESDWNEHKELEKCRGVFPENFTERVQ
- the Bin1 gene encoding myc box-dependent-interacting protein 1 isoform X4, with translation MHGKCVMSVGAADGPGFPALSPIQACATDLLIQLLLSYSLSPCCVRLLLDSQQPCFSNLSVLQKLGKADETKDEQFEQCVQNFNKQLTEGTRLQKDLRTYLASVKAMHEASKKLNECLQEVYEPDWPGRDEANKIAENNDLLWMDYHQKLVDQALLTMDTYLGQFPDIKSRIAKRGRKLVDYDSARHHYESLQTAKKKDEAKIAKAEEELIKAQKVFEEMNVDLQEELPSLWNSRVGFYVNTFQSIAGLEENFHKEMSKLNQNLNDVLVCLEKQHGSNTFTVKAQPRKKTKLFSRLRRKKNSDNAPAKGNKSPSPPPDGSPATTPEIRVNHETEPASGATAGATIPKSPSQLRKGPPVPPPPKHTPSKEVKQEQILSLFDDAFVPEISVTTPSQFEAPGPFSEQASLLDLDFDPLPPVASPVKVPTPSGQPIPWDLWEPAESSAGSLPSREPSTAEGTFAVAWPSQMAEPGPVQPAEASEVAGGTQPAAGAQEPGERAASEAASSSLPAVVVETFSATVNGTVEGSSGAGRLDLPPGFMFKVQAQHDYTATDTDELQLKAGDVVLVIPFQNPEEQDEGWLMGVKESDWNEHKELEKCRGVFPENFTERVQ